The genomic window CAGCGTGGGGAGCATAAGTTACCTTGTGCTTGCCTCTTAAAATGTGAGCAGCCTTAGCAGCAACTCTACCGAGAGACTGGCCTTCTGCATCGAGGATGTACCACTTGCGTGCATCAAGATCAGCGGCCTTGGGCATATATGTTGCCATAGTTTATTCCTCCGTTTCTTATTGTGACATACTGTAAAATGTATGCCTTTGGGTCATCAGGCATAAAGCCTGCGTTTTCACAACAAAGCCTATTATACAGTATTTCTCCACGCTTGTCAATAGTCATTTTGCCTGAAATTTAATTTATATCCCTCAATCTCTTTAATTCTCTTTAAATCTCTGCGTTTTTCTCTCGTTCTCGTCTGTCATTCCAGTTTTGCATTTTTGGTGAAAATGCCCCGAAATGTCGTGCTTTGTTATCCTAAAGGTGTTAAATTTTACCCAGAAGATTTGACAAGAGATCAGATTTGTGGTATAATAACTATATCATTTGTTGAAGATGATGTAATGTTATTTTACGCAGCAGGGGAGTGGAGCTATGGCTCATGAGCATTTAAAAGCAGATATCAATGCAATTGACAGTAAAATGCCTGTCGAGGAGGAGGTTCTTGACCTCTCGGAACTCTTTAAGGTGCTCGGCGACCCTACCCGTATCAGGATACTCTGCGCCCTGAAAAACGGCGAGCTCGGCGTTTCTGATATTGCTGCACTTCTTGGAGTTACCCAGTCGGGTATATCACACCAGCTGCGTGTTCTCAAACAG from Ruminococcus sp. NK3A76 includes these protein-coding regions:
- a CDS encoding metalloregulator ArsR/SmtB family transcription factor; translation: MAHEHLKADINAIDSKMPVEEEVLDLSELFKVLGDPTRIRILCALKNGELGVSDIAALLGVTQSGISHQLRVLKQARLVKYRREGKAVYYSVSDDHVHTIMSMGLEHINE